The following nucleotide sequence is from Candidatus Zixiibacteriota bacterium.
CGCAGCACTTCATCCGGATCATCGGTCAGGGAGAAGATGCCGAGATCCTCTTTGGATAGAGTCCCGGCGCGAATTGGGCTGGAGACAATCCAATCAATCAGGCCGCCCCAGAAATCGGAACCGACCAGCACCACGGGAAATTCGAAAATTTTCTTGGTCTGTATCAGGGTTAATGCTTCAAATAACTCATCGAGCGTTCCGAATCCGCCCGGCATGATGACAAAGGCCGAGGCATATTTTACAAACATCACCTTCCGCGCGAAAAAATACCGGAAGCTGATTGAAATGTCCTGATATCGGTTCGGCTTCTGCTCATGAGGAATTTCTATATTCAGGCCGACCGACTTTGAGGAACCCTCGCTGGCGCCCCGGTTGGAAGCTTCCATAATTCCCGGGCCGCCCCCGGTAATGACGGCAAAGCCGGCCTCGGACAGCTTGCGTGCCACCTGTCGGGCCAACTGGTAATATTTAGACTCCTCGGTCAGAACCGATGAGCCGAAAATGGAAACTGCCGGATGCAGCGCCCGCAGCGTCTCGAATCCGTCTACAAATTCCGACATGATCCGAAAAATCGACCAGGTTTCGGCCTGGGCATCGTTTCTTTTAATATCATTCATAACATATCCAATTTTCAGTTTTACTGCTCACCAGATAATAATCGTCAAAAAAACCAAACTTTCAAGATATCTATTTAATTTCTGTCAACAGCACACCGGCCATGACGATTATGCCTCCCATTATGAAATTCCGGCTAATCGGCTCGCCCAGAACCAGCGCCGCCGTGGCCGAGGCAATAATGGGCTGAATATTCTGAACCACCGCAATGCGCGAAGCCTCGAAATACTTCAGCACCCAATACCAGATGAAATAAGCCAGGGTTGACATGATGATCCCCATATAGAGAATTGAAAACCAACCCACCCAGGTGACCGCCGAATAATCTGCCTGAAGAGCCTTTATGATACCAAAAGGGAAATATACCGCAGACCCGAATACCAGCGCCAGACCGGTCGTCCGCAAAGCTCCATATTTCTGCGCCAGGGGCTTCCCCATTACTGTTCCCGCTCCCCAGGCAATAACAGCCGCCAGAACAATCAAATCCCCTACCAGATGTTCGGTTCCAAACTGCAATTTTCCACCGGTCAAAATCGTGTAAACACCTATGATTGCTATCAGTATTCCCAGAGACCTGCGAAAGGTCAATTTTTCTCTAAGGAACAGAATGGCCATGACATAAATCACAATGGGAGTGGTGGCGAAAAGAAGGCTTCCGTGGCTGGCGGTCGTTTTCGCCTGACCAATCAGAAAAAGAAGCTGATTCATTGGTATCAGGAATAACCCAAGCATGAATATTTTGATTCTGTCTTTGAAAACGATTTTTTCTTTCTGCCGTTTAATGAGAAGCAGGATAATATAAAGTGCGGAACAGATAATAAAACGGAAAAAGGCATAAGAAAAGGGGTCGAATTGGTTGAGCCCCAACTTCGCGATCGGAAAAGCAAAGGAGGCCGCCAATTGATGGATGAGAATGATCAGGAAAATAAAACTGGTCGACGGCATCGACTGATTGGCTCTTTGCCAATCCCTGATGCCTGTCAACCGATCCCTGAGTGCCATCCCCTATTGACCCGTAAGCATATTGCTAAATAATTTGTTAGAAATATAATTTAGAGCAATCCTTTATAATAACCACCATCAACCGGAATTGCCGTGCCGGATATGAAG
It contains:
- a CDS encoding TIGR00730 family Rossman fold protein — translated: MNDIKRNDAQAETWSIFRIMSEFVDGFETLRALHPAVSIFGSSVLTEESKYYQLARQVARKLSEAGFAVITGGGPGIMEASNRGASEGSSKSVGLNIEIPHEQKPNRYQDISISFRYFFARKVMFVKYASAFVIMPGGFGTLDELFEALTLIQTKKIFEFPVVLVGSDFWGGLIDWIVSSPIRAGTLSKEDLGIFSLTDDPDEVLRIIKEGYEKVRRSRAI
- a CDS encoding DMT family transporter; protein product: MALRDRLTGIRDWQRANQSMPSTSFIFLIILIHQLAASFAFPIAKLGLNQFDPFSYAFFRFIICSALYIILLLIKRQKEKIVFKDRIKIFMLGLFLIPMNQLLFLIGQAKTTASHGSLLFATTPIVIYVMAILFLREKLTFRRSLGILIAIIGVYTILTGGKLQFGTEHLVGDLIVLAAVIAWGAGTVMGKPLAQKYGALRTTGLALVFGSAVYFPFGIIKALQADYSAVTWVGWFSILYMGIIMSTLAYFIWYWVLKYFEASRIAVVQNIQPIIASATAALVLGEPISRNFIMGGIIVMAGVLLTEIK